In Candidatus Scalindua japonica, the genomic stretch GGGGGGAGGCTATTGGCAACTGCATTTACCTATATTCATAACCAGTGGCCAAAACTTATAGTCTTCGTTGAAGATGGCCGCTTGGCGCTGGACAATAATAAAGCAGAGCGTCATATTCTTCCGGTTGCAACCGGAAGAAAAGTATGGCTATTTGCACAGAGTGAGGCAGGTGCTAAGGCAACAGCGCTCTGGTATTCATTGGTTGAAACAGCAAAGGCTAACGAACTGGAACCATACTGGTATTTCAGGAAGGACTTTGAAGAAATGCCTGTTTATTTGCGAGACGGAAAGCCCGTGGACGACTTGCTACCCTGGAATATCGATCCTGGTGAACTCAAACATTTCGCTGGGCATGTTTAAGTTGATGAGTACAATCATTCACTAACGGGGTTAACTTGGCCCTTACCTTTATGTGGCTACGGTTTTTCATGGAGCAATAGATATGAAAAAAAACTGGCTGAGGAAATGGTGATCATACAGCGCGAAATTGACGAGATCAAACAGAGCGCAAACAAATTATCAATGCATACTTGAACCAATATAGCATTGTATGTTAGAATGGCCCTCTATGAAAATTAAGCGATGTTGTTTCGGATGGAAATTTATTGAGAAAGGAAATAAATGTGCGTAGCGATACTATTACGTGTGGGATAGAGAGGTCACCCGCAAGGGCACTGCTTTACGCGACCGGATTAACCAAGGAAAGCATGAGTAAGCCGTTTATCGGCATTGCCAGCAGCTTTACAGACTTGATCCCTGGACACACCCACATGAGAAAGCTGGAAAGAGATATAGAGAAAGGGATTCACGCGGCAGGCGGTGTCAGCTTCATATTTGGTGTACCCGGCATCTGTGACGGAATTGCCATGGGACACAAAGGGATGAGCTACTCCCTTTCTTCGAGAGAATTAATCGCTGATTTAATAGAAACCGTTACAAACGCACACTGTCTGGACGGACTGATATTGTTAACTAATTGCGACAAAATTACTCCCGGAATGCTTATGGGTGCGGCAAGGATAGACGTCCCTGCTATTGCCGTAACAGGCGGACCCATGATTTCAGGCCGTCGTAACATGAAGAAACTTTCTCTTGTTCGCGATACTTTTGAGGCCGTCGGTAGGACTCAAAAAGGAGAAATCAGCGAGGATGAGCTTGAATCGCTGGAAAAAGAGGCATGTCCCGGACCCGGATCATGTCAGGGTTTGTATACGGCAAACACAATGGCCTGCGTAACGGAGGCTCTGGGAATGTCCTTACCCGGATGTGCTGCATCCCTGGCAATCTCAGCCGAGAAAGAGAGAATAGCCTATGAAAGTGGAGAAAGAGTAGTTGAGTTAGTAAGAAAAGGAGTAACCACGAGAAAAATTATGACACGTGAGGCATTTGACAACGCGATATTAATCGATATGACGCTTGGAGGCTCAACAAATACCTGTCTCCATATTCCGGCAATAGCCCATGAAGTTGGCATCGACATAGAACTGGACCGATTTGATGAAATCAGCAGAAAAGTACCACAGATAACAAATCTACGACCAGGTGGTGAGCACTTTATGGAAGACCTTTTCTATGCGGGTGGTATTCCGGCAGCGATTAAGAGACTTGATGACAGCATAAACGATTGTGCAACCGTCAGCGGATACAGTACAAAAGAGATAGCAAAGCAGGCAATCGTCTACGATGATGATATTATACGGACAAAAGAGAACGCCTATAACAAGGAAGGTGGTATTGCGGTACTTCATGGAAATATAGCACTGGATGGTGCCGTAATCAAGCAGAGCGCATTATCTGGCGATATGATGTTTTTCAAGGGTCCTGCAAAGGTCTTCGGAAGCGAAGAAGATGCTATGAAGGCGATCATGGATAAGAAAATTCCTAAGGGATCGGTGATGATTATCAGATATGAAGGCCCTCGTGGTGGTCCCGGGATGAGAGAAATGTTGTCACCTACTGCCGCACTTGTTGGAATGGGTCTGGATAATTCTGTTGCCTTGATAACAGACGGTCGTTTTTCTGGCGGCACAAGAGGCCCCTGCATCGGACACGTATCTCCCGAAGCGATGGTAGGTGGGGCGTTAGCCCTGGTAGAAGATGATGATGAGATAGTCATTGACATTCCAAATCGCAAATTATATGCTGTTGTATCAGATTCAGAACTTGATAGCCGCAGGGAGAAATGGACTGCGCCTCCATTGGCAGTCACCAGTGGATGCCTTGTTAGATACGCGAAAAACGTAACATCAGCTGATAAAGGAGCAGTGCTAAAGGAATAGCAGACAGGAAGTTCTCCTGGCTTATTAAACACTTTACATATATATTACCCGGTAGTGTAATGGCAACACTAGAGATTTTGATTCTCTCATTGGAGGTTCGAGTCCTCCCCGGGTAACCATGTTGGACACGAGACCCCTTCGGCAATTATATCAAAGGGTTTTCTATATACTGCATAAAGACTTACGTCATTCAAGACATAGTTCGAGGCTACAAATTTCAGTATCGTAGCCTTTTCCTCGTAATTTGCCCTAACATATTGAAAATACAGCTTGTTAAAAAGTTCGAGGGTTTTGTTACCGGATTCGTAAAAGTTAGGATTTATGGACTGAACGTTATCAATTTGTGATTTGATTTCAATAAGTTGGCTTTTATATTCTTCCTCTTTAGCTTTAAATACTCCCTCGTCAAGCTCTCCGTCAAACTTGGCATCGTATAACCTGCTCAAACGCTTATTTGTCTTGTCATGCTGACTCAGGAGCGAATTATAACGGTTTTCTTGTAACTTTAGATTGTTCTTACTACGCTCCCTTAATCCCTCTTTGAGCCATTCCACAATATCATTGTTTAAGGTAATTCTTTGTATCGGCTCTACAAACATTTCAGCTAACTTTTCCTCTCGAATGTAAGCAACATCTTTGTGCCTGCCTTTCGAGAAAGTGCAGTGATAATATTTATACTTATTTTTCTTCACTTCTCCGATGACCTTGCAGTCACAAATCCCACATTTCATTAAGTTATTAAAATAAAATGGGAGTTTATGAGCCGAAGGGTGAAATGAACTCGACAGAACGCTTTGCACCTTATCAAAAAGCTGCTTGGTGACTATAGGGGTATGACTCCCCTGATACATTTTTCCATCCCACCTAAACGCTCCGTAATAAATTGGATTTTTAAGAGTTTGATGAATCGAACTCTTGCCCACACGGTTACCATGTTTGTTTCTAAGACCGTCATCATAAAGTTGATGCTCTAGCATCCGGAGCGAGTAAGAACCAGAAGCCATCAAAGAAAATGCCGTTTTAATATACGACGCCTTATCTTCATCAATCTCAATAAGACGGGTAGCTCTATTATTTTTGTATCCGATTGGAGCGACGGATGGAAATAAACCCTGTCCCGCCTTTTCCAGCATCCCCATTTTAGTTTTCTTAGAAATGTCATTCGACATCTTCTTTGCAACTGCAACTTCAATATCAAACATAAATTCATCATCTGAACCCGAATCTTTATTGAATCGCTTGTTACTTCGGGAAAAATGAATTGTCTTGTCGTAAGATTTGATTAAATCGTAAACCTTAAGTTTATCAATGTCATTCCTTGTCATCCTGTCAGTAACATCAAAAATAATATGACGAATCTCCGGGTGTTTTTTTGCAAAGTCAATCAATTGGTTAAACGCCATTCTTTCTTCACGCCAAGCAGATTCTGATACTTTCCACATTTTTGAAATCCTTAGATTCTTGCGCTGTGCGTATTCGTACCCAAGTTTTTGTTGTGCGTCTAAAGAATAGCCGTCTTGTTGCTCTAAACTAGATACACGAACGTATAATAGTGATGATTCCATTTTCTATTATCTCAATCCTTTTTGTTCTGCAATACTCAATATGTTGTATAATCCTATATTGCAAGATTAATTAGTCAATTCAATTCTTCAAAACCAATTTTACCATTCTTTTGCTCTAATTCAGATATAAACGAAAACAATCCAATCATGTTGTCTGCGATCTCTCTGGCATCCTCAAGAGTTAATGGCGATTGATAATACCGTTCCCAGAGATGAACCGTTTTTTCTAAAAATTCTTTTGAATAATCCATAAACTAAATAACCACAGTTAAGTATTAAAAATCACATCTTACATGTGTAACCATGCAACCACCTTCTCAACAATATCATTTGTTAATTGTGAATCAACAATTTCAATCTTCATAATTTAGATTAATTAAACATAGGTGCGCAGGGTTATTGCCTATTTGTTTCTTGGGCTTTTATAGCCACACTTCATTGCAATAACACCTATACTCACAGTGTGCATGGTACCGGTTCCCCCCTTATAGGGGGCGGAACCGAGAACCACCACTGTGGACTTATGTGGTTCCCAGAAACCAGAACCACTTAACGGCTTAATGTAATTAATGTTACGGTAAACAATTCCGGTAGTTCCAACTGGTTCCTGAAAAACGAGAACCGATAGTGGTTCCAACCACCACGGAACCACTTAATTTGTGGTTATTGGTGCTTCATTAATCACTAACCTCTTATTTGGCATCTCTTTTATTTCTTCACGTTCCAAAAGAATCTTAACCAACTTGAGGCATTTAGCTTTGTTCATTCCCGCTTCTTCTACAATCTTATTCCTTGATATTGGGCTTTTAGAATCAGTTATTATTTTTTTAATTTTACTTAAATCTTCTTGTTCCTTTTTAAGTTCGGTTTGATTTCGAGATGTCATTTCTAAAGTAGCAGTTTTAAGGTTCCCCTTTTCATCGTCTTTAGTCATTAGTTTTATAAAAAATGGTGGAATAGATAAACAAGCACGATTGTAAATTTCAACTCTAATCATTCCTTCCTTGTCCTTGTCAAGGAAGATAGCATTATCACGCCAACCTACCAATGCGTTACTGCCACGGACTTTAGAAGCCCTGTCTGTTCCATTGTCATTACCCCTCTTTTTGTCATGGCATACGAGCAAGATTGAACATGAATATTTTCTATTTATTTCTCTGAGGAAATGAAGCAGTTTTAACATATCTGTGGCATTGTCTTCGTCTAAAGAGTGGACATTTCGCAATGGGTCTAGGATGATAATATCAGGTTTATACTTAGATACCGTGATTTCAAATCTATCTTTAGTATCTCTATCGTCTATAAAAATTGACGGTATGTTGAGTAGATTCAAATCAAGGTCACGTATCTTGAGGTTTTTATGACAGGCAAATGCTGCAATTCGTGGCCGTGTGATCGTAGCTGGGTCATCCTCTGCATTAAAAACTAGAACTTTTCCCTTTTCGCATTGATGGCGGTCAAAGAGCTTAGTACCTGAGGCTATGCTAACAGCTATTTCCAAAGCTAACCATGTTTTGCATACTCCCGGTTGTCCAGCCATAACACCAACACTCTTTATTGGCCAGATTCTATCTATTTGAAATTCTACTGGCTTATGCTCTATATCAGCAATGTGAATTATAGGGATACCCGTAGCCACCTTATTACTCCCGGATGACCCTTGGATACCATTCTTAGTTTGTTGTTGGCACTGCTCCATGGCTTTTTGAATAGTATTATCTCGGTAATCATCACGTTCCCACTTCTCAAGGCATAGTTTGCTTTGTCGGAAGAGTTGATCGATAGCTACGGGATTGCCGTTTGTCCAATATGCCAGTTGGTTACATAAGGCTAAATCAGCCTCTGATTGAGAAGGATAGCCCACCTCGTCCCACTGGCCGTCAAAGAGCTTTGTAAACTTCTTACCATTTGTAGCCGCTTTTGCTTTACTTATTATTCCTTCAATCTCTTTGTTACTTAATTCATATCCTTCTGACGTAGAGATATCCTCCTTGTTTGTTTTAGACGTGCTGGTTAAAAATAAGGTCAGTTCATTGACTACATCTTGGCGTGCTTCGATATGAGAATATTTTGTGTCAATAATGTCACCTGTGAAAGTAAAATAGCGAGCATGATCGTATATTTCATAATCACCTTTCTTTATACCTGTCTCAGAAGGAATCTTACCTCTTACAATTGTGTGCGTGCCTGTCCTTGAAGGAGAGTATTCTGTGTAAGACTCAAATTTCTCAATCCATTCTTTAGCCCAAGGCTTTATAGTTTTGGTTTCAGGATTAATACAGTCGTCAAAATCAATTCCGGTGTACTGATCGTTTTTAGTGAATACAAAGCCTATGCCGTAAAAATTCTTCTTCTGAAACGCCTCTAATGCATGTTCAAAAGTACACCATGTTTCTGGATTGGTTGAACTGGCCTTTTTCCCATTCGCTTGGTATAGTGGCTTAGTTGGCTTCTCTCTCCCCGGTTTCTTTTCAAGACGATACACAACCCATTGGTTGAGAGTCTTTAATTCTTCCGGGATGTTCTCTGGAAATAAAGTGGATTTGTTCAGTTCTAATTGATTCATAGTTCTATATCTTTTTATGTTTTGCGTCGTTTCTAGAGACAAAAACCACGGTAAATTCCGTCATTTTTTATTAAGATTCTTTACGTTTCCTTTGCCTTTATGTCTTGGTGATTTACCAAACCGGTATGGGTATAAAGAGCATAGTTTACCAGTGCAGTGTTCAACTTCATTTGCAGACCCACAGACGCACTCAAGGCAATGATACCTGATTGCTTTGAGCGACGTCAGAGGTACTGCTTTGGTTTTTCCGTCTTTTGATCTTATTGTGTGTTTAATCATTTTGCTGATACCTCGAATAAAGTCTGTTTAATTTTATTTAAGTCACTTTGTCGATAGACACGCTGACCGTTCTGCAAAGTCAAGAAATCTTCCCTTCTTAGTTTTCTACTTTCAAAGAGATAAACTAACTTATGTTTTGGGATATTCAGTATCCTTAATACCTCTCCCGTATTTAACAAATCATCACTATTCATAAATTCTCCTTGTCGTAATTGTGAGAAAGTTTAAATGTTAAGGACAAATCATTGCATATAATTAGGGATAAGTCACGAAAGACCGATTTCGGTCAACTTCGGTTTTTTCCGGTTTCTTTAAGTGGTGTTGATATGGTGTCTTAGTAGGGGGAAAAGCTGCTTCGGTCAACTTCGGTGTAAATAGGATTAGTTTGTTAGAGAGGTATTTGTTGATATGTGATTGATGATTATGTTACTAATTTGTAGGATACGTTCTTCTTGTTTTCCTGTTTAGACTCTATTACATAACCTTTAACAGGAATACTGTTCTTTTTCAAACCCGTTTTAAGTTTGCTTCTTATATGACTCATTGCAGTAGATAAGTTGCTCTTATAACTCACTTTTTTATTTTTCCAGCACTTCTCAAGGGTTTTATTTTTGACATGCTTGTCTAGTTTTTTATACAAGCATTTAAATAATGCAAATTCAAGATTGGGCAATTTTACAATATGCTGCCCGTTGCAATAAATATCTCTTTCATTCTTGATAGCCCATTCATAAGCAACTGTTTTACCCATATGCGAATCTTCTTTTTGTTGTAGTTTATGGGTTATTGTTTCTCCAACCTGGCTGCCCTCTGACCCTGCTACTTCCTTATCAGGTTTTAATGCATTAACAACGAGAAATGCTGTTCTAAGTTCTTCATTCAGAAATGCTTTTTTTTCATCTTTTCTTAATGAGGCAACTATAAGCGGAGGTTTCTTACCTAGCAGGATAGGTTTCATTTTCTTAAAGAAACTGACGTTCTTTTTTGAAATATCATATAAGGCAAGAACATTATTATTAATATCATTAGAGAAAATCTCATTTCGCAACTCTGCATCATTCATATCCAAACAATTAATGAAGATTATCCGTTCAAATTTTTCTTTTCTAACATATGATATGCTTTCCATTGTAAAGAAAAGAAAGTCCCAAATCCAAAGTTTGTCGTTATCTGTAAGCAGTAAAAAGCGGTCATCATTTGGAAAAGATTTGATAAATTTGCAATATTCAGGGTCTTCCAAAAAATCAAGCTCTGCCATACTTGTAGACATACCCATGTTTGGCTCGATTACAAGTTCTTCTAAAGTCCCTATTCTACATGTTAATGGCTCCGATTGTGGAAGTATTTCAGGCAACATAAATAGACCAAGCTGCTTAAATATATCAGGAGGTAGGGTTGCCGTTGTAGGTGTGCACGAGTAGAGTTCACCGGAGGTGGTAAATTCACAACGAACGTTATCCTTGATGTTAACTATAAACGTTTTGCTGCGTTTCTCTCTGGTAATGTTATCCCCTCTCAACAATCCTCAGAGTGTTATAAGCCAAGGAAGCCAGTGAGGTGCTGGTAATTCAGGGTGCACTCCCTACCTTGCCTAATTTATTTGAAAAAATATTAGAAACGAGTTTGGCTGTCCCAAAAACATCTGTTTCTGGTACACTCAAAACAGTAAATATGGGATGTTGAGAACACAATACTTACAACACCTGAAATCACAGGGTTTTCGGTACACCCCTAATTTTTGTTTAGCGGGAACAAGGCGGATTAACATATACAATAAATACGACCCAAGCAATAAGAGAGAAGAGAAAAACTCGCCAAAACCATAAAGCTCCCTTACCCAACAAACTTTCCAAGTTGACCAATCCACCAAGCATTTTCCCTGAATTTCCCTTATCAGGATATCTATCTTCACTCCCTTCGAAGAATACATGTCTGTCTTTCTCATTCTCTGTTCTGATTTCTTTTCCTATTATTTTTGTTTTTATCTTCTCAACTTTTACCTCGGTAATATGATAAGAGAGAGCAGATTCTATATTGAAGTAATCCATAGGCACTTTTGACTCCGCAAGTTCTGATTCAAGGTTTCGGAGATATCGCTTCATCAACTCAAGATATTGAATTTGCTTATTGTGAAGCCCATTCCAGAGTGTAGACAATAAAATACCTATAATTGTCACAATTATTGGCAAAGGAAAGTCTTTCCACGAATCAGGAAGCGGACTAAGGAGCCTCATAAGCGCTATGAAAAGGCCGGTCTGCAAGGCTACCATAATAATCTGTACTCGCTTGAGATAGTTATCGTTAGCTATCTTGAAAATATCTAGTGTACGATTATATGAGTATTGAAGATTTTCTCTCTTTTCTTTGTCCTCATTCACAAGCGACCCTCCATATTTTGAGATACGTTAAAATTAAAGACACATTTCCAACGTTCTTTGCACAGCACCTTTAGACAGATTCAATTCCTTTGCTATCAGTCTAATTGACTTATTCTTCTTTCTATACTCAATTACTTTCTCAGTATCAACTATATTCTTTGGTCGACCCAACTTCTTCCCGTTAGCCTTAGCCTTACGCAGACCACCTTTGACACGTTCTGCGATTATATCTCTTTCGAGTTTCGACATTGCGCTTATAATGGTAAATATGGCTTCGCCAAGGGGACTGGAAGTGTCGATATTCTCCTGATACGATATAAAGTCTATGCCGAGATTCCTGAACTCATGCAAAGCTCCTACAAGATGTTTGGTGCTGCGGGCAAAGCGGTCGAAACGCCAGACCAAGACTGTATCAAACTTGCGCTTCTTTGCATCATTCATTAGTTCACTGAGTGCAGGTCTTGTTTCCTTCGTACCGGATACACCGTTGTCCTTGTACACCTTGAATATGCCAAGGCCACGTTCCTTTGAATACCGTTCAAGGTCATTCAGCTGCATATCAACGGATTGATCTTTTGTGCTGACACGTGCATATATTCCTACTTTTTTAATTTCAAATCTCCTTTGCAGTGATATGTATAGCATTGCGCTATACAGTATAGGCAAAAAAATACTATGTCTTAATACTTACCTCTTTCGCATATGCCAATAAGCGAACAAAACCAGTCCAGCCGTCACACCCTTTTGACCTTGCAAGGGCTAATAGCTTCTTCTTCTCGTTATCGCTTACTCTTGCGATGATCTGGTCATCTTTGACTTTTCCGTCATCTTTCTTTTTCATAGGAGCAGTATAGCATATTGTTATACATTGTCAATATAATTAACCAATCCGTGCTGATCAAATATTTAGTTCTTTCTCTATTGAATCTAAGATATGCAAGAAAAAGACGTGGAAAGAGAAACTAAAAGAGGCGAAAGAACAACAAGCAGAAAGACCTAAGTATGGTTGTAAGGATTCTGACAAACAAGTGTTTATTGATGCCAAGAAGGAAGTATCAAATCAAAGGAGTCCCCTTGCGTTTTTGATATCGAACCCCGCCACACCCCTCTCAGGCAAAAGCTACGGAGAATCTGTGTCAACATCTTTTAGTCCTTGTCTTAAAGAGAACCCAATTTTTTGGGTTCCCTCTATTTATGGTTTTTCCTAGAGAAAGCCGCTTCAAAAAATATTTTCCCTGAAAATCCGGGGCTTCAAAAAAATAATTTCTAAAATTTGAAATATACATGCCGTGGTATCTTCATCTTCAAACAAGTGATCACATTTAGGATATTTTACTGAAAGCAGATGTTTGCTTTATCCATAAAATTGTTATTGTGGTCATAAATCTTCTGCATTGAGTTAATAAAGAAACAACGTTTATATGTTAAGGTTACGAAGATTTTCCAAGAGGATATTTATCTTGAAATATTTTTAATTTTTTTTGATATTCAGTTATCTTGTATTTCATTTTTTCCATATTTTCTCCTACGTTATGCTTAAATATTTCATCCCAGTAGATTGAATAAATATTTAAGAATGCAGTCAATAAACATGCTAACCATTTTTTATAATCATCTGTATTTACTTCATAGTCAAAGAATTTTGCTTCTAAACTTTCTTTATTTTCACTATACCTGTGCAATATTCCTATGGCATCCGAATGAGCATAAATACTGCAATACTCATGAATCTCTGGAAGACCTTTCGCCTGTGGAAAATTGTTTATATCCTCCTTAATCGTTCTTTTTATGTTTAAAAATATTTTCTTCCATTCAGGATTATCTTCTTCTTTAATTTTGCTTAA encodes the following:
- a CDS encoding IS66 family transposase, coding for MATAFTYIHNQWPKLIVFVEDGRLALDNNKAERHILPVATGRKVWLFAQSEAGAKATALWYSLVETAKANELEPYWYFRKDFEEMPVYLRDGKPVDDLLPWNIDPGELKHFAGHV
- the ilvD gene encoding dihydroxy-acid dehydratase, yielding MRSDTITCGIERSPARALLYATGLTKESMSKPFIGIASSFTDLIPGHTHMRKLERDIEKGIHAAGGVSFIFGVPGICDGIAMGHKGMSYSLSSRELIADLIETVTNAHCLDGLILLTNCDKITPGMLMGAARIDVPAIAVTGGPMISGRRNMKKLSLVRDTFEAVGRTQKGEISEDELESLEKEACPGPGSCQGLYTANTMACVTEALGMSLPGCAASLAISAEKERIAYESGERVVELVRKGVTTRKIMTREAFDNAILIDMTLGGSTNTCLHIPAIAHEVGIDIELDRFDEISRKVPQITNLRPGGEHFMEDLFYAGGIPAAIKRLDDSINDCATVSGYSTKEIAKQAIVYDDDIIRTKENAYNKEGGIAVLHGNIALDGAVIKQSALSGDMMFFKGPAKVFGSEEDAMKAIMDKKIPKGSVMIIRYEGPRGGPGMREMLSPTAALVGMGLDNSVALITDGRFSGGTRGPCIGHVSPEAMVGGALALVEDDDEIVIDIPNRKLYAVVSDSELDSRREKWTAPPLAVTSGCLVRYAKNVTSADKGAVLKE
- a CDS encoding recombinase family protein encodes the protein MESSLLYVRVSSLEQQDGYSLDAQQKLGYEYAQRKNLRISKMWKVSESAWREERMAFNQLIDFAKKHPEIRHIIFDVTDRMTRNDIDKLKVYDLIKSYDKTIHFSRSNKRFNKDSGSDDEFMFDIEVAVAKKMSNDISKKTKMGMLEKAGQGLFPSVAPIGYKNNRATRLIEIDEDKASYIKTAFSLMASGSYSLRMLEHQLYDDGLRNKHGNRVGKSSIHQTLKNPIYYGAFRWDGKMYQGSHTPIVTKQLFDKVQSVLSSSFHPSAHKLPFYFNNLMKCGICDCKVIGEVKKNKYKYYHCTFSKGRHKDVAYIREEKLAEMFVEPIQRITLNNDIVEWLKEGLRERSKNNLKLQENRYNSLLSQHDKTNKRLSRLYDAKFDGELDEGVFKAKEEEYKSQLIEIKSQIDNVQSINPNFYESGNKTLELFNKLYFQYVRANYEEKATILKFVASNYVLNDVSLYAVYRKPFDIIAEGVSCPTWLPGEDSNLQ
- a CDS encoding AAA family ATPase, which gives rise to MNQLELNKSTLFPENIPEELKTLNQWVVYRLEKKPGREKPTKPLYQANGKKASSTNPETWCTFEHALEAFQKKNFYGIGFVFTKNDQYTGIDFDDCINPETKTIKPWAKEWIEKFESYTEYSPSRTGTHTIVRGKIPSETGIKKGDYEIYDHARYFTFTGDIIDTKYSHIEARQDVVNELTLFLTSTSKTNKEDISTSEGYELSNKEIEGIISKAKAATNGKKFTKLFDGQWDEVGYPSQSEADLALCNQLAYWTNGNPVAIDQLFRQSKLCLEKWERDDYRDNTIQKAMEQCQQQTKNGIQGSSGSNKVATGIPIIHIADIEHKPVEFQIDRIWPIKSVGVMAGQPGVCKTWLALEIAVSIASGTKLFDRHQCEKGKVLVFNAEDDPATITRPRIAAFACHKNLKIRDLDLNLLNIPSIFIDDRDTKDRFEITVSKYKPDIIILDPLRNVHSLDEDNATDMLKLLHFLREINRKYSCSILLVCHDKKRGNDNGTDRASKVRGSNALVGWRDNAIFLDKDKEGMIRVEIYNRACLSIPPFFIKLMTKDDEKGNLKTATLEMTSRNQTELKKEQEDLSKIKKIITDSKSPISRNKIVEEAGMNKAKCLKLVKILLEREEIKEMPNKRLVINEAPITTN
- a CDS encoding helix-turn-helix domain-containing protein; the protein is MLPEILPQSEPLTCRIGTLEELVIEPNMGMSTSMAELDFLEDPEYCKFIKSFPNDDRFLLLTDNDKLWIWDFLFFTMESISYVRKEKFERIIFINCLDMNDAELRNEIFSNDINNNVLALYDISKKNVSFFKKMKPILLGKKPPLIVASLRKDEKKAFLNEELRTAFLVVNALKPDKEVAGSEGSQVGETITHKLQQKEDSHMGKTVAYEWAIKNERDIYCNGQHIVKLPNLEFALFKCLYKKLDKHVKNKTLEKCWKNKKVSYKSNLSTAMSHIRSKLKTGLKKNSIPVKGYVIESKQENKKNVSYKLVT
- a CDS encoding recombinase family protein is translated as MLYISLQRRFEIKKVGIYARVSTKDQSVDMQLNDLERYSKERGLGIFKVYKDNGVSGTKETRPALSELMNDAKKRKFDTVLVWRFDRFARSTKHLVGALHEFRNLGIDFISYQENIDTSSPLGEAIFTIISAMSKLERDIIAERVKGGLRKAKANGKKLGRPKNIVDTEKVIEYRKKNKSIRLIAKELNLSKGAVQRTLEMCL